A genomic region of Candidatus Eremiobacteraceae bacterium contains the following coding sequences:
- a CDS encoding SGNH/GDSL hydrolase family protein — MRHCASFASMVAIAAAILGGCGGDRWAVVHNSAPHRTVIVFGDSLAAGVGASTPDHGFAALMFAQLSNGDASSEFDDLAISGSTVADVLDTQVPDAEARGIGATDVWLCVGGNDVFHGTSTDAFSTTEHSAVARIRSSWPQAHIIVFGVPDVARTPLVPGVGQFHDMASADNAAAADAARQSQADFVDLFSFTDSQNVAGQLSSDSLHPDDAGHAAIAAYAEKKLR; from the coding sequence ATGAGGCACTGCGCGAGCTTCGCATCTATGGTGGCGATCGCTGCCGCGATCCTCGGCGGCTGCGGCGGTGATCGCTGGGCGGTCGTCCACAACTCCGCGCCGCATCGGACCGTCATCGTCTTCGGCGACAGCTTGGCGGCGGGCGTCGGCGCGTCGACCCCCGATCACGGATTTGCCGCGCTCATGTTCGCTCAGCTCTCGAACGGCGACGCGTCCAGCGAATTCGACGACCTCGCGATCAGCGGTTCGACCGTCGCGGACGTGCTCGACACGCAAGTGCCCGACGCCGAGGCGCGTGGCATAGGCGCGACCGACGTCTGGCTGTGCGTCGGCGGCAACGACGTCTTCCATGGCACGTCGACCGACGCGTTTTCGACGACCGAGCATTCGGCCGTCGCCCGGATCCGGTCGAGCTGGCCGCAAGCGCACATCATCGTCTTCGGCGTGCCCGACGTCGCGCGGACGCCGCTCGTGCCCGGCGTCGGCCAGTTCCACGATATGGCGTCCGCAGACAACGCCGCCGCGGCGGACGCGGCCAGGCAGTCGCAGGCGGATTTCGTGGACCTCTTCTCCTTCACCGACAGTCAAAACGTCGCCGGGCAGCTGTCGAGCGACTCGCTGCATC
- a CDS encoding GAF domain-containing sensor histidine kinase has product MRSALERTLALVTDLVGLQSGWVWLLDPETNQFYSAASYRLPPYLQEPIRMSGSWCICTEDLRSGELMTKNVDVIECSRLSPAVRGRETALTAGLRFHASVPLRFQDKPLGVMNVTGPKWRKLTKDELGLLSTIALQVGAMIERARLAESQARLARAEERTRVARELHDTLLQSLTAIALQLEGASRDRHAAPELRAKLERSIESARASAADARRAIADLRTSPSADKPLAQALSALARSFISETGVAVRVVATPDLILDRQTETELYRIAQEALTNIGKHARAKSVTLTLRRVKQSVRLVVADDGVGMKSAKRDGDGQGLRGMSERAALIRGSLAVTSRRGGGTTVAVSVPLDAVR; this is encoded by the coding sequence GTGCGCTCGGCGCTCGAGCGTACGCTCGCGCTCGTCACCGACCTCGTCGGCCTTCAGTCGGGCTGGGTGTGGCTGCTCGATCCGGAGACGAACCAGTTCTATAGCGCTGCGAGCTACCGGCTTCCGCCGTACCTTCAAGAACCCATACGCATGTCCGGCTCATGGTGCATCTGCACGGAGGATCTGCGCTCGGGCGAGCTCATGACGAAGAACGTCGATGTCATCGAGTGCAGCAGGCTTAGTCCGGCTGTGCGAGGGCGGGAGACCGCTCTGACGGCTGGGTTACGGTTTCACGCGAGCGTGCCGTTGAGGTTCCAAGACAAGCCGCTCGGCGTCATGAACGTCACCGGTCCGAAGTGGCGCAAGCTGACGAAGGACGAGCTCGGTCTGCTCTCGACGATAGCGCTCCAAGTCGGCGCGATGATCGAACGTGCGCGGTTGGCGGAGTCGCAAGCCCGCCTTGCCCGTGCGGAGGAGCGGACTCGAGTCGCGCGCGAGCTGCACGATACGCTCTTGCAGAGCCTTACGGCGATCGCGCTGCAGCTCGAAGGGGCAAGCCGCGATCGTCACGCAGCGCCCGAACTGCGTGCGAAGCTCGAGCGGTCGATCGAGAGCGCGCGTGCGTCGGCGGCCGATGCGCGGCGCGCGATCGCCGATCTGCGTACGAGCCCATCCGCGGACAAGCCGCTCGCGCAGGCGCTCTCGGCACTCGCGCGCAGCTTCATATCGGAGACGGGCGTTGCTGTCAGAGTCGTCGCGACGCCTGATCTCATCCTCGACCGGCAGACCGAGACCGAGCTTTATCGCATCGCGCAAGAGGCGCTTACGAACATCGGAAAGCATGCGCGGGCGAAGAGCGTGACGTTAACTTTGCGCCGCGTCAAGCAATCGGTCCGTCTCGTCGTCGCGGATGACGGCGTCGGTATGAAATCCGCCAAGCGTGACGGCGACGGACAAGGTTTGCGTGGGATGTCCGAGAGGGCCGCACTCATCCGCGGGTCGCTCGCGGTCACGTCGAGACGCGGCGGTGGAACGACGGTGGCCGTCAGCGTGCCGTTGGACGCGGTCAGATGA
- a CDS encoding response regulator transcription factor: MIRVIIVDDHPVVRDGIASVLETEADIVVGASVGSAEEMLDAVTRDRPDAILLDLALPGIGGIEAISRLRQVGAPPVVIFSAHEDAEAMVEAVRAGARGYVVKGSTGAEIIAAIREVAAGGSYFRGAAANAIAREVRSPHDPDGLTPREREVIRLVSEGLSNKQIAQRLGIAERTAKFHVRQIMSKLGADNRAQAVALATRRRLL; this comes from the coding sequence ATGATCCGCGTCATCATCGTCGACGACCATCCGGTCGTCCGCGACGGCATCGCCTCGGTTCTCGAAACAGAAGCTGATATCGTTGTCGGCGCTTCGGTCGGAAGCGCCGAGGAAATGCTCGACGCGGTCACGCGCGATCGTCCGGACGCCATTCTCCTCGATCTTGCTTTGCCGGGTATAGGCGGCATCGAAGCGATCTCTCGACTCCGCCAAGTGGGGGCACCGCCGGTCGTCATCTTTTCCGCTCACGAAGACGCCGAGGCGATGGTGGAAGCAGTGCGAGCCGGCGCACGGGGTTACGTCGTCAAGGGTTCGACCGGCGCGGAGATCATCGCTGCGATCCGCGAAGTCGCGGCAGGCGGATCGTATTTCCGCGGTGCCGCCGCGAACGCGATCGCTCGCGAGGTGCGCAGCCCGCACGACCCTGACGGCTTGACGCCGCGGGAACGCGAGGTCATCCGTCTCGTGAGCGAAGGACTTTCGAACAAACAGATCGCCCAGCGACTCGGCATCGCCGAACGCACGGCGAAGTTCCATGTCCGGCAGATAATGTCGAAACTTGGTGCGGACAACCGAGCGCAGGCGGTGGCGCTCGCGACCCGTCGCCGTCTCTTGTAG
- a CDS encoding SDR family oxidoreductase: MDFKGKTALVTGASRGLGLAVADLLARAGANLVIAAREPEPLERARALLAEHAEVVAVAADVSEDAERIVKSGTRRFGAIDILIHNASELGPSPMPALSDLSWQDLERILRVNVTAPLHLTQLVLPGMIARGSGTIVAISSDAGVNAYPGWGGYGASKAALEHLARTFAAELGDDSGIRVLVIDPGDMDTRMHQLAEPGVDLSHLAKPESVAPAIVGLIGDDGVRGGRFEAQALLAQTAR; this comes from the coding sequence ATGGACTTCAAAGGAAAGACCGCGCTCGTCACGGGCGCTTCGCGTGGGCTCGGCCTCGCGGTCGCCGATCTGCTCGCCCGCGCCGGCGCGAATCTCGTCATCGCGGCACGCGAGCCTGAGCCGCTCGAACGCGCGAGAGCGCTTCTCGCCGAACATGCAGAGGTCGTCGCCGTCGCTGCCGACGTCTCGGAAGATGCCGAGCGCATCGTCAAATCGGGTACGCGGCGCTTCGGCGCGATCGACATTCTCATCCACAATGCCTCAGAGCTCGGACCGAGCCCGATGCCGGCGCTCTCAGACCTTTCGTGGCAAGACTTGGAGCGGATCCTGCGCGTGAACGTCACCGCGCCACTTCATCTGACACAACTCGTGCTTCCCGGTATGATCGCGCGAGGGTCGGGCACGATCGTCGCTATCTCATCCGACGCCGGCGTCAACGCGTATCCGGGGTGGGGCGGGTACGGCGCGAGCAAGGCGGCACTCGAGCATCTCGCGCGGACGTTCGCGGCGGAACTCGGCGATGACAGCGGCATCCGCGTCCTCGTCATCGATCCGGGCGACATGGATACGCGCATGCACCAGCTCGCGGAACCAGGCGTCGACCTCTCGCATCTCGCGAAACCAGAATCGGTAGCCCCTGCGATCGTCGGTCTTATCGGCGACGATGGTGTGCGCGGTGGCCGCTTCGAAGCGCAAGCGTTGCTCGCCCAGACGGCCCGATAG
- a CDS encoding S-adenosylmethionine:tRNA ribosyltransferase-isomerase, whose translation MALSFQIVTRSIAPFVVPPELEAREPAEIRGCGRDDVRLLVTRGEHGVATHAEFDDLPKFFERGDLLVINVSATVPSALNARTRGATQDEAFTLSISTRLASGRCVVEPRRHESRPGEIVELPGGASAILHAPYRTSRRLWEATLVGTGDIIEYLFAHGRPISYQHMRREWPIEAYQTVYAAEAGSAEMPSAGRPFTHEFLSRLASEGVGVAPVVLHSGVSSPERDEPPYDEQFKVSEETAARVRMTHARGGRVIAVGTTVVRALESASTGPSRVEAASGWTDLIVSPESPLRVVDGIITGLHEPRSTHLAMLEALAGAEHVDAAYRAALEGSYLWHEFGDSHLILP comes from the coding sequence ATGGCGCTCAGCTTTCAAATTGTCACGCGTAGCATCGCGCCGTTCGTCGTACCTCCGGAACTCGAGGCGCGCGAACCCGCGGAGATCCGCGGGTGCGGGAGGGATGACGTCCGTCTGCTCGTGACGCGCGGCGAGCACGGCGTCGCGACGCATGCCGAATTCGACGATCTGCCGAAGTTTTTCGAACGCGGCGATCTGCTCGTCATAAACGTCTCGGCGACGGTGCCGTCTGCGCTGAACGCCCGCACCCGCGGCGCCACTCAAGATGAGGCGTTCACACTGAGCATCTCGACGAGGTTGGCTTCGGGTAGGTGCGTCGTCGAGCCGCGACGGCACGAATCAAGACCAGGCGAGATCGTCGAGCTGCCGGGCGGCGCGAGCGCTATACTGCATGCTCCGTATCGCACGTCGCGACGTCTTTGGGAGGCGACGCTCGTCGGCACGGGAGACATCATCGAGTATCTTTTCGCGCACGGGAGACCGATCTCGTACCAGCACATGCGGCGCGAGTGGCCGATCGAGGCCTATCAAACGGTGTATGCGGCTGAGGCGGGCTCGGCGGAGATGCCTTCGGCCGGCCGGCCGTTCACGCACGAGTTCCTGAGCAGGCTCGCGTCGGAGGGTGTCGGCGTCGCGCCGGTCGTGCTCCACTCCGGCGTGAGCAGCCCGGAGCGCGATGAGCCTCCCTACGACGAACAGTTCAAGGTGAGCGAAGAAACGGCAGCTCGCGTACGCATGACACACGCGCGGGGCGGCCGCGTCATCGCAGTCGGCACGACGGTCGTTCGCGCTCTCGAATCCGCGTCGACCGGGCCGTCGCGCGTCGAGGCAGCGAGCGGATGGACCGATTTGATCGTGTCACCCGAGTCGCCGCTGCGCGTCGTCGACGGCATCATCACCGGACTACATGAACCGCGTTCGACGCATCTCGCGATGCTCGAAGCCCTTGCCGGCGCCGAACACGTGGATGCCGCGTATCGAGCGGCGCTTGAGGGCAGCTATCTGTGGCACGAATTCGGCGACTCGCACCTCATCCTACCGTAA
- a CDS encoding HD domain-containing protein: protein MRNVSLAILVASCALVGVFTSASPALTSVKSVPLTATGIPLDAPWKITIYHLATTKFKHPAWGWQHSERNYRVALRLAKGDHLKVDTDVLFAASFLHDMAAFPPYQKKGEHGVVAAGESVAVLRAAGFPMSKIAAVQAAERGHMYYSDAGTRPEAIVLHDADSLDFLGTIGEARMISLTGESGASFRSGVVALRSFLRDIPPRLITKTAKSIGAQRAAELKRDLDELQSETFNGTAM, encoded by the coding sequence ATGCGCAACGTCAGCCTCGCGATCCTCGTCGCGTCGTGCGCTCTCGTCGGCGTCTTCACGAGCGCATCGCCCGCCCTTACGTCCGTCAAGTCCGTGCCGCTGACGGCGACGGGCATTCCGCTCGACGCTCCATGGAAAATCACGATCTATCATCTTGCGACGACGAAATTCAAACACCCGGCGTGGGGCTGGCAACATTCCGAACGCAATTACCGGGTCGCATTGCGGCTTGCCAAAGGCGACCACCTCAAAGTCGACACCGACGTGCTTTTCGCCGCGTCATTCCTCCACGACATGGCCGCCTTTCCGCCGTATCAGAAAAAGGGCGAACACGGGGTCGTTGCCGCCGGGGAAAGCGTCGCGGTCCTTCGAGCAGCAGGCTTCCCGATGTCGAAGATCGCCGCCGTGCAAGCCGCAGAGCGCGGTCACATGTACTACAGCGACGCCGGCACTCGTCCAGAAGCGATCGTATTGCACGACGCCGATTCGCTCGACTTCCTCGGCACGATCGGCGAAGCGCGTATGATCTCACTCACGGGTGAAAGCGGCGCGAGCTTCCGGTCGGGCGTCGTCGCGCTGCGTTCGTTCCTCCGCGACATCCCGCCGCGCCTTATCACAAAGACGGCGAAGTCCATCGGCGCGCAGCGCGCTGCCGAGCTGAAGCGCGATCTCGACGAACTTCAATCGGAGACGTTCAACGGCACCGCGATGTAG
- a CDS encoding dihydrodipicolinate synthase family protein, protein MTAHVTTGVWCPTLTPLDAALDPDLRLMKAHLSWLLDQGCHGVVLFGTTGEANSFTVDERRRVLDGVLAGNFSPDRLIVGTGCCSAGDTASLTRHAIANGCCRVLVLPPFYYKGVSEQGTIDAYSREIEAVADDRLRFFFYRIPQLSGVDITAAVVDALVERFGSQIAGLKDSSTDRESIEALCHRFGNRLDVLVGSERFLKRALECGASGCISATANVHAPIIRSLFDDPTQAAQERATVARDAFETAPMIPALKAATARRTNDDGWMRVRPPLVAARPLGG, encoded by the coding sequence ATGACCGCGCACGTCACGACCGGCGTCTGGTGTCCGACGTTGACTCCGCTCGACGCCGCGCTCGACCCGGACCTCCGTCTCATGAAAGCGCATCTCTCGTGGCTGCTCGATCAAGGGTGTCACGGCGTCGTCTTGTTCGGCACGACCGGCGAGGCGAACTCGTTCACGGTCGACGAACGCCGGCGCGTCCTTGATGGCGTCCTCGCCGGGAACTTCTCGCCGGATCGCCTCATCGTCGGCACCGGATGCTGTTCGGCCGGCGATACCGCTTCGCTGACAAGGCATGCGATCGCGAACGGCTGCTGCCGAGTCCTCGTGTTGCCGCCCTTCTATTATAAGGGCGTTTCCGAGCAGGGCACGATCGACGCTTACTCGCGGGAAATCGAGGCGGTAGCCGACGACCGTCTGCGCTTCTTCTTCTATAGGATACCGCAGCTGTCTGGGGTCGACATCACGGCCGCGGTCGTCGATGCCTTGGTCGAGCGCTTCGGCTCCCAAATCGCAGGGCTCAAAGACAGTTCGACGGATCGCGAGTCGATCGAGGCGCTTTGCCACCGTTTTGGCAACCGCCTCGACGTGCTCGTCGGCAGCGAGCGCTTCCTCAAGCGCGCGCTCGAGTGCGGCGCGAGCGGTTGCATTTCCGCTACCGCGAACGTCCACGCGCCCATCATCCGCTCGCTTTTCGACGATCCTACACAAGCGGCGCAAGAGCGGGCCACCGTTGCACGCGACGCGTTCGAAACCGCGCCGATGATCCCGGCGCTCAAAGCCGCAACCGCTCGGCGGACGAATGACGACGGTTGGATGCGCGTCCGGCCGCCGCTTGTCGCTGCCCGACCTCTCGGAGGATAA
- a CDS encoding proline dehydrogenase family protein: MLRAALLSAAGNRGLARFVTKHGRRLGAYRFVAGETLDEFMRVVASTNAAGMRVAAGLLGEDVTDRAAAVAVAREYVAVLDRFADARANANVALKLTHLGLGIDRHLAASNVEVVARHAALSGNFVRIDMEQSAHTDATLEIYRGLRARGIHNTGTVLQAYLYRTAADLESLLELSPNLRLVKGAYLEPAEIAFPHKRDVDNAYVRLIESSLRRGGFTAIATHDDAVIEHSIDFIRSKGVRDGTYEFQMLYGVRPKLQADIASRGHPLRLAVPFGSQWYPYFMRRLAERPANVAFFLSSMWRG; this comes from the coding sequence ATGCTGCGCGCAGCGTTGCTGAGCGCCGCGGGAAACCGCGGGCTCGCCCGTTTTGTCACCAAACACGGAAGGCGGCTCGGAGCCTACCGCTTCGTGGCGGGTGAAACGCTCGACGAGTTCATGCGAGTCGTCGCATCGACGAATGCGGCCGGGATGCGCGTAGCCGCAGGGCTGCTCGGAGAGGATGTGACCGATCGCGCGGCGGCCGTCGCGGTCGCGCGTGAATACGTAGCCGTCCTCGATCGCTTCGCCGATGCTCGCGCGAATGCGAACGTCGCGCTGAAGCTGACTCACCTCGGCCTCGGGATCGACCGCCACCTCGCGGCGTCGAATGTCGAGGTGGTCGCTCGTCACGCCGCGCTCTCCGGCAACTTCGTGCGCATCGACATGGAACAATCAGCGCACACCGACGCGACGCTCGAGATCTATCGAGGCCTTCGAGCTCGCGGCATCCACAACACGGGCACGGTGCTGCAGGCGTATCTGTATCGCACCGCTGCGGATCTCGAATCGCTCCTCGAGCTCTCGCCGAACCTGCGCCTCGTCAAAGGCGCGTATCTCGAACCGGCCGAGATCGCGTTTCCGCACAAACGCGACGTCGACAACGCGTACGTCCGGCTTATCGAGTCGAGCTTACGGCGCGGCGGCTTTACGGCGATCGCGACGCACGATGACGCCGTCATCGAGCACAGCATCGACTTCATCCGAAGCAAAGGTGTTCGCGACGGGACCTATGAGTTCCAGATGCTCTACGGCGTTCGGCCGAAACTCCAGGCGGACATCGCGAGCCGCGGGCACCCGCTTCGTCTCGCCGTGCCGTTCGGCTCGCAATGGTACCCGTATTTCATGCGACGCCTCGCCGAGCGGCCGGCGAACGTCGCGTTCTTCCTCTCGTCGATGTGGCGAGGATGA
- a CDS encoding alkaline phosphatase family protein, whose amino-acid sequence MLRRLIPLALILAGCAHQPGAVVAPIGSMATAHNGSTPSPIQHVIIITMENRSFDHLFGTFPGANGIPTSPPCAPDPASGQCVYPFHDPNPSNHGGPHDSKAEQTDLDGGKMDGFIMSAERSKFKDPNPDEVMSYHTQADIPTYWALAQQYTLADNFFAATTSWSNMAHLYLVSAWSASCTTGPLTCKSDNGVSYKNDPTYWWTDITYILHKHGVSWGYFVYPKYGAGIGPRSDMDDDDEGAYIPGASFDTLDDWNPLPAFPDVKEDGEFGNIQDGSTFVADAQAGTLPTVSWVIPPYHSSDHPTVTLVAGQNWVQQQIDAVESGPDWSSSVIFLNWDEWGGFYDHVVPPVVDGLGYGFRTPLIIISPHAKTGYIDHQLLSTDAILKFIEDSYCNGESINWLDGRPDRRPDVREHYPALGDLRNDLTN is encoded by the coding sequence ATGCTGAGGCGACTCATACCGCTGGCCCTTATCCTCGCGGGGTGCGCGCATCAACCCGGCGCGGTCGTCGCGCCTATTGGGAGCATGGCGACTGCTCACAACGGATCGACCCCTTCGCCCATCCAGCACGTCATCATCATCACGATGGAAAACCGCAGCTTCGACCATCTTTTCGGCACGTTCCCGGGCGCGAACGGCATCCCGACGTCGCCGCCATGCGCTCCAGATCCGGCTTCCGGTCAATGCGTATATCCGTTTCACGATCCCAACCCGTCCAACCACGGCGGCCCGCACGACTCGAAGGCCGAGCAGACCGACCTCGACGGCGGCAAGATGGACGGCTTCATCATGTCGGCCGAGCGCTCGAAATTCAAAGATCCAAACCCCGACGAGGTGATGTCGTATCACACGCAGGCGGACATCCCGACGTACTGGGCCCTCGCGCAGCAATACACCCTGGCCGACAACTTCTTCGCGGCGACGACGTCGTGGAGCAACATGGCGCATCTCTACTTGGTCTCGGCTTGGTCCGCGTCGTGCACGACCGGCCCGCTGACGTGCAAGTCGGACAACGGCGTCTCGTATAAGAACGATCCGACCTACTGGTGGACCGACATCACGTACATCTTGCACAAGCACGGCGTATCGTGGGGATACTTCGTCTATCCGAAGTACGGCGCCGGCATCGGGCCACGATCGGACATGGATGATGATGACGAGGGAGCGTACATTCCGGGTGCATCCTTCGACACGCTTGACGACTGGAATCCACTGCCGGCCTTTCCCGATGTGAAGGAAGACGGCGAGTTCGGGAACATCCAAGACGGCTCGACGTTCGTGGCCGACGCGCAAGCAGGCACGCTTCCCACCGTCTCCTGGGTCATCCCGCCATATCATTCTTCCGACCACCCGACCGTGACGCTCGTCGCCGGCCAAAACTGGGTGCAGCAGCAGATAGATGCCGTCGAGAGCGGGCCCGACTGGTCGTCGAGCGTCATTTTCTTGAACTGGGATGAATGGGGCGGGTTTTACGACCACGTCGTGCCTCCCGTCGTCGACGGGCTCGGATACGGCTTCCGGACGCCGCTCATCATCATCTCGCCGCACGCGAAGACCGGCTACATCGATCATCAGCTTCTCTCGACCGACGCCATCCTGAAGTTCATCGAGGATTCGTATTGCAACGGCGAGAGCATCAACTGGCTCGATGGCCGTCCGGACCGAAGGCCCGATGTGAGGGAACACTATCCCGCTCTTGGCGACCTGCGGAACGACCTGACCAACTAA
- a CDS encoding alkaline phosphatase family protein, with product MNRCEVSIRLALIALLLGGCSSGTSQVLTNSASAYSAPVRPDLGPFALRLNSPITHVIVMIQENRSFDNLFNGFPGANTAQFGLIHTGQQVPLTPIPLSGGEDLSSAHNSFNIAYDNGKMDSFDLVPKAGKAEGLLPYVYITESSEQGYWTLAQSYTIADDMFSSQRAQSYPAHQFLIRASSSNIIGNTAPVINDAWGCDTPNQTAPALTAQGKYTRVPTCYDVQTLGDLLDAAGVSWKFYSPTIGFGGFQWNAYDSIKHIRYGSDWTNDTSTPEYNILNDIATGNLKSVSWVVPNANNSDHAPGKTGSGPNWVLSVIDAVGQSQYWNNTAIFVTWDDWGGWYDHVTPPTLDMIGLGERVPLVVVSPYARVGYVSHVQHEFGSIIHFIESTYGLPNLGMTDVRADDLSDCFNYSQQPTVFQPIPHGTFAPDIPGQVAPDDDD from the coding sequence ATGAATCGATGCGAGGTGAGCATTAGGCTCGCATTGATCGCTTTGCTGCTCGGAGGCTGCTCTTCGGGCACTAGCCAGGTCTTGACGAATTCCGCATCCGCGTATTCGGCTCCGGTGCGCCCCGACTTGGGCCCGTTTGCACTAAGGCTCAACAGTCCGATCACGCATGTCATCGTGATGATCCAGGAAAACCGCTCTTTTGATAATCTATTCAACGGGTTCCCGGGCGCCAACACCGCTCAGTTCGGCCTCATCCACACCGGACAACAAGTGCCCCTAACGCCGATCCCGCTCAGCGGTGGCGAGGACCTCTCGAGCGCTCACAACTCCTTCAACATCGCGTACGACAACGGCAAGATGGACAGCTTCGACCTCGTTCCGAAAGCAGGCAAGGCCGAAGGGCTCTTGCCGTACGTCTACATAACGGAATCATCCGAGCAAGGTTACTGGACGCTCGCGCAATCGTACACGATCGCCGACGACATGTTCTCGTCGCAGCGCGCCCAGTCGTATCCCGCCCATCAATTCCTCATTCGAGCGTCGTCGAGCAACATCATCGGCAACACGGCGCCGGTCATCAACGACGCGTGGGGCTGCGACACGCCGAACCAGACGGCGCCCGCGCTCACGGCTCAAGGGAAATACACGAGAGTTCCGACGTGCTACGACGTCCAGACGCTCGGCGATCTGCTCGACGCGGCCGGCGTATCGTGGAAGTTCTACTCGCCGACCATCGGATTCGGCGGCTTCCAATGGAACGCGTACGACTCGATAAAGCACATCCGCTACGGTTCGGACTGGACGAACGACACGTCGACGCCCGAGTACAACATCTTGAACGACATCGCCACCGGAAATCTCAAGTCGGTATCATGGGTCGTGCCGAACGCGAACAATTCCGACCATGCGCCCGGCAAGACCGGCAGCGGCCCGAACTGGGTGCTTTCGGTGATCGACGCCGTCGGCCAGAGCCAGTACTGGAACAACACCGCGATCTTCGTCACGTGGGATGATTGGGGCGGCTGGTACGATCATGTCACGCCCCCGACGCTCGACATGATCGGGCTCGGCGAGCGCGTGCCGCTCGTCGTCGTCAGTCCGTACGCGAGGGTGGGGTACGTGAGCCATGTACAGCACGAGTTCGGCAGCATCATCCATTTCATCGAGTCGACATACGGATTGCCGAATCTGGGTATGACGGATGTCAGGGCAGACGATCTGTCCGACTGCTTCAACTATAGCCAGCAGCCGACGGTGTTCCAACCGATACCGCACGGCACGTTCGCACCCGACATTCCCGGTCAGGTGGCACCCGATGACGATGACTGA